A genomic segment from Phragmites australis chromosome 6, lpPhrAust1.1, whole genome shotgun sequence encodes:
- the LOC133922416 gene encoding uncharacterized protein LOC133922416, producing MEFSKQGQTPNMGSQPLPSSNVQSNQAEYPSMFYPSLPGGWGAQPMFSMGASVPLSSYYIVPMSQQSVQVGASRPDASHPLGAQPLMSRVSLRPPQQVLNIQTSFPAMVGSQPSPSTAGKKSQQTVASPKVQMLKSTLLQSIKRSAQKEPLSKVQPQQLDSVRSKFRESLTAALKMDSDQQSKSQSSENVQPDGSVDKMNQAEGDAVHDSATTASKDVSTTNSVAVTTVAAKKCEEDEKFSSDLVSNMITSINGDMQQQSDHVSSEDALLSQCMVADELLQGHGLSWVSDFDTGISEPYMEPNLKRPRTSGVDPGVTESLTESESKRMKSANEAVINKDSLNQKAESLAFKIEEELFKLFGGVNKKYKEKGRSLLFNLKDKSNPELIERVLSGDIAPERLCSMTAEDLASKELSQWRLAKAEEFAQMVVLPTTEVDVRRLVRKTHKGEFQVEVEEPDGISVEVELGGNLTNILSKAVEDQTKCNDKTNSDDKAVVQEKNKAFDSTSQDEDGGTGNNDLSGDLEYIDNEKADLMQELILDDMKDENLPPIPSLDEFMQGLDSEPPFVDLSVGTTQEDGNDCEEPDTTLESEELPETEDKASAPEKTASESDKSSPKVNSEHKLESPGHAAGQNSDFTEPGEGELIKISPGKDEVKQTATDNVSNPDSILHNKATTIPMIRESIWEGAIQLTMSSLTNVVAIFKSGEKPSLKEWRTFVEIKGRVKLSAFQEFVEQLPKSRSRAIMVTELCWKEGSLESGRQHLLQTIDSYVSDERVGLAEPADGIELYLCPSQGKTVEILSRHLPKEHLESLAVAGSSFIGVVVWRRPNVPRVPSHHRHDGSKRQSILRKPQVTNSVPRPSLPLNSYGAPPGFPNQRHHHEEDVTDDVPPGFGPGVARDEDDLPEFNFVNSSNPAANVTAHAYKGRQHVPPSARPTEQMRELVQKYGKRSSVQVHPWDDDDDDDIPEWIPNQATHQPIRQPTLPPAPQQQSLPPPPPVQQMHAYHQQQQLYHTNAVQPQVPSSPLPQACLRTQQPVQHQLRLQQQPNAWWPQPPHR from the exons ATGGAGTTCTCAAAGCAAGGGCAGACACCTAACATGGGGTCCCAACCGCTGCCCTCTTCAAATGTCCAATCTAATCAGGCCGAGTATCCCTCTATGTTTTATCCATCCTTGCCCGGTGGCTGGGGTGCACAGCCGATGTTCTCTATGGGAGCTTCGGTACCACTTAGCTCATATTATATTGTCCCTATGAGTCAACAATCAGTCCAAGTTGGTGCTTCCAGGCCAGATGCTTCACATCCTTTGGGGGCACAACCTTTAATGAGTAGAGTATCATTGAGGCCACCCCAGCAGGTGCTAAATATTCAAACATCTTTTCCAGCAATGGTTGGATCACAACCCTCGCCATCCACTGCAGGCAAGAAATCACAACAGACAGTTGCTTCTCCAAAGGTTCAAATGTTAAAATCTACTCTGTTACAATCTATTAAACGTTCTGCGCAGAAGGAGCCACTATCAAAGGTCCAACCTCAGCAACTTGATTCTGTCAGGTCCAAGTTCAGGGAGTCACTTACTGCTGCACTAAAAATGGATTCTGATCAACAGAGTAAAAGTCAATCTTCTGAGAATGTTCAGCCTGATGGGTCTGTGGACAAAATGAATCAGGCGGAGGGAGATGCAGTACATGATTCAGCGACAACCGCATCGAAAGATGTGAGCACAACCAATTCAGTTGCGGTCACAACTGTAGCTGCCAAGAAATGCGAGGAAGATGAGAAGTTTAGCAGTGATTTAGTTTCAAACATGATCACAAGCATAAATGGTGACATGCAGCAACAATCAGACCATGTTTCTTCAGAAGATGCATTATTGAGTCAGTGTATGGTTGCAGATGAGCTCTTGCAAGGTCATGGACTTAGTTGGGTTTCTGATTTTGATACTGGGATTTCTGAACCTTATATGGAACCTAATTTAAAGAGGCCGAGAACTTCTGGTGTGGACCCTGGGGTTACAGAATCTCTGACAGAGTCCGAGTCAAAAAGAATGAAGTCTGCCAATGAGGCAGTGATAAATAAGGATAGTCTTAATCAAAAGGCTGAAAGTTTGGCATTTAAAATTGAAGAGGAGTTGTTCAAACTTTTTGGTGGAGTTAATAAGAAGTATAAGGAGAAAGGTAGATCGCTTTTGTTTAACTTGAAGGACAAAAGCAATCCTGAGCTAATAGAGAGGGTCTTGTCTGGAGATATTGCACCTGAACGTCTCTGTTCAATGACTGCTGAAGATCTTGCATCCAAGGAGCTCTCACAGTGGCGGTTGGCTAAAGCTGAAGAGTTTGCACAAATGGTTGTCCTTCCTACTACTGAAGTTGATGTTAGGCGTTTGGTTAGGAAAACACACAAAGGAGAGTTCCAAGTAGAAGTAGAAGAACCAGATGGTATCTCAGTGGAGGTTGAGCTTGGGGGTAATCTTACTAATATTCTGTCAAAAGCTGTGGAAGATCAGACGAAGTGCAATGACAAAACGAATTCAGATGATAAAGCAGTtgttcaagaaaaaaacaagGCATTTGATAGCACTTCACAAGATGAGGATGGTGGGACAGGCAACAATGATTTGTCAGGTGATCTAGAGTATATTGATAATGAGAAAGCTGATCTCATGCAGGAACTTATTTTGGATGACATGAAGGACGAAAATCTTCCACCAATTCCTTCGTTAGATGAATTCATGCAGGGCTTAGATTCCGAGCCTCCTTTTGTTGATCTCTCAGTTGGGACCACACAAGAAGATGGCAATGATTGTGAGGAACCTGACACCACCTTGGAGTCCGAGGAACTTCCTGAAACAGAAGATAAAGCTTCTGCACCAGAGAAGACTGCATCTGAATCTGATAAGTCATCTCCAAAGGTTAACAGTGAACACAAGTTAGAGTCACCTGGACATGCAGCGGGTCAAAATTCGGATTTTACCGAACCAGGTGAAGGAGAGCTGATCAAAATCTCCCCTGGTAAAGATGAGGTCAAGCAAACAGCTACTGATAATGTGTCTAATCCTGATTCTATTCTGCACAATAAGGCAACTACTATTCCTATGATACGTGAGAGTATATGGGAGGGTGCAATCCAACTGACTATGTCTTCACTCACTAATGTTGTTGCCATCTTCAAAAG TGGTGAAAAGCCATCACTAAAAGAGTGGCGTACCTTTGTTGAGATCAAGGGGAGAGTTAAACTTAGCGCTTTTCAAGAGTTTGTCGAACAGCTTCCCAAATCCAGAAGCCGTGCTATAATG GTAACTGAGCTGTGTTGGAAGGAGGGTTCTCTGGAGAGTGGTCGCCAACATCTCTTGCAG accATTGATTCATATGTTTCTGATGAGAGAGTAGGATTAGCTGAACCTGCAGATGGAATAGAGCTGTACCTGTGCCCTTCCCAAGGGAAAACCGTGGAGATTCTATCTCGGCACTTGCCAAAGGAGCATTTGGAGAGTCTTGCTGTGGCGGGATCATCCTTCATTGGAGTCGTTGTCTGGCGGAGGCCCAATGTTCCTAGGGTACCCTCCCACCATAGACATGATGGTTCCAAGAGGCAGTCAATCCTAAGGAAACCACAGGTTACTAATTCGGTCCCTAGGCCCTCCTTGCCTCTGAACTCATATGGTGCACCACCAGGCTTTCCCAACCAGCGTCACCACCACGAGGAGGATGTAACTGATGATGTCCCTCCGGGCTTTGGCCCTGGTGTTGCTAGGGATGAGGACGATCTTCCTGAATTTAACTTTGTTAACTCGTCAAACCCTGCTGCTAATGTAACTGCACATGCCTACAAGGGCCGGCAACATGTACCACCCTCTGCTCGCCCAACAGAGCAAATGCGGGAACTGGTTCAGAAGTATGGTAAAAGATCATCTGTTCAAGTTCATCCCTGggatgacgacgatgacgatgacaTACCAGAATGGATTCCCAACCAAGCCACCCACCAGCCAATTAGGCAGCCAACACTGCCACCCGCCCCACAGCAACAGTCGTTGCCTCCACCACCTCCCGTTCAACAAATGCATGCCTACCACCAGCAGCAACAGCTTTACCACACGAACGCAGTGCAGCCTCAGGTGCCCAGCAGCCCGCTGCCCCAGGCTTGCCTCAGGACCCAGCAGCCTGTGCAGCACCAGCTCCGTTTGCAGCAGCAGCCTAATGCTTGGTggccgcagccgccgcaccggTGA
- the LOC133923218 gene encoding uncharacterized protein LOC133923218, which yields MKIQLENSTPHQFSPCEMRPISIKFNFVRSISKLIPATIDQCKDPGAREKRSCSVSMAPIKNLLGASFLPPVHPPPPPSDDAPRRHPSWLLLDVQAYISDGHHANATTAQAATRDGHPIRVTFCVALPPLVSHFCVHCPGLDPAAFALEPVIRAAEGPFTLLRVAICPMQSGHIRSGSETASPSPLLRLLPNPHPFYFSDHDVGLLPLPCAHEGGVGSCCAVVAATGTTSTCSTARRGNGAPGPSVDPPLPPPYTSFGCINKMITIGGEGGGSMGRVDLWRGILVCGDMLRKNPLLGFIKLPTPMIRSSSSSDLDPQESLRNIIAIGGLIRFFEKKIRPRSFGQDGNAIISQGWTATTWSTSSTKADDSWQWHKDCTFDVSDIAIYNERHLELLPSLQEDDNEEGTGQPTLKRLRTGVPALSLEDDGFVYLMTKVDRWDHTAWILAVDTRKKALQGVAEFGAERTLGLDYTYLQSSISQYLDTD from the exons ATGAAAATTCAACTTGAAAATTCGACTCCACACCAATTTTCACCTTGTGAAATGCGCCCCATTTCGATCAAATTTAACTTTGTCCGGAGCATTTCAAAACTGATTCCAGCCACAATTGATCAATGCAAAGATCCTGGCGCGAGAGAGAAGCGAAGCTGCTCCGTGTCCATGGCGCCCATCAAGAACTTGCTAGGCGCCTCCTTCCTCCCGCCTGTccaccctccgccgccgccgagcgaTGACGCTCCCCGCCGCCATCCGAGCTGGCTCCTCCTCGACGTCCAAGCCTACATCTCCGACGGCCACCACGCGAACGCCACCACCGCGCAGGCCGCCACGAGGGACGGGCATCCCATCAGGGTGACCTTCTGCGTGGCGCTGCCGCCGCTCGTGTCCCACTTCTGCGTCCACTGCCCCGGCCTGGACCCAGCGGCATTCGCCTTGGAGCCCGTGATCCGCGCCGCCGAGGGCCCCTTCACTCTCCTCCGCGTCGCCATCTGCCCTATGCAGT CCGGCCACATCCGCTCGGGCTCGGAGAcggcgtcgccgtcgccgttgcTGCGCTTGCTCCCCAACCCCCATCCGTTCTATTTCTCCGACCACGATGTCGGCCTCCTGCCCCTCCCATGCGCCCACGAAGGAGGAGTCGGCAGCTGCTGCGCTGTCGTCGCCGCGACGGGTACAACCTCCACCTGTTCGACTGCGAGGCGCGGAAATGGAGCTCCAGGGCCGTCCGTCGATCCGCCATTGCCGCCTCCTTACACCTCGTTCGGTTGCATCAACAAGATGATCACCATCGGCGGAGAAGGCGGTGGTTCCATGGGCCGGGTCGACCTCTGGCGCGGCATCCTGGTCTGCGGCGATATGCTCCGCAAGAACCCGTTGCTGGGATTCATCAAATTGCCAACGCCGATGATCCGTAGTTCATCTTCATCAGACTTGGACCCTCAAGAGTCTCTCCGCAACATCATCGCCATTGGAGGTCTCATCAGGTTTTTTGAGAAGAAGATCAGGCCAAGATCATTTGGCCAAGACGGCAATGCCATCATCTCCCAAGGCTGGACGGCCACAACATGGAGCACGAGCAGCACGAAGGCTGATGATTCTTGGCAGTGGCACAAGGATTGCACATTTGACGTTTCCGATATCGCGATCTACAACGAGAGGCACCTTGAATTGCTACCTAGTCTGCAGGAGGATGACAATGAGGAGGGGACAGGGCAGCCAACCTTGAAGAGGCTCCGCACTGGTGTGCCTGCTCTGAGCTTGGAAGATGATGGCTTCGTCTACTTGATGACCAAGGTTGATCGCTGGGACCATACGGCATGGATTCTCGCTGTTGACACCAGGAAGAAGGCTCTGCAAGGAGTGGCTGAATTTGGTGCTGAAAGAACATTGGGTTTGGATTACACCTACCTGCAAAGTAGCATCTCCCAATATCTGGACACTGACTGA